A window of Spirochaetota bacterium genomic DNA:
AAACTCATTACCAGCTCGGGGATCGGCATTTTCCTCAATATCAATCAGAACCTGAAAAACTGCCTCAGGCTGGCGGCGCCCCAATCCGAAGTTGAAAAGGTCCTCGAGCTTACCAAGGTTTCGTCCGTCATTAAGATATTCAGCACCGTCGACGCCGCGGTAAAAAGTTATTAAATTTTCGATTATTTTATTGACCCCGCTTGCCGGGTTATGTACCATTAGGACAAGAAGAGGACGTGGGATTTAACATCGCAGTGTTTTCTTCAATGGCACCTCGGGTGTCCAAATTTCGGTACACATATGTACCTTTTGATCTATATTGATCAAACCAGGGAAACGGGGAACAATCCTTAAGGGTTGATCCCCTTTCTTTTTTTAATAAACCCTGTTTCGCTCTCGCCGCATCAATTAAAAAAAGGATTAAGCCCCTTCTCGGTTTCGAATTCCGGGATTTTTTCATCAATCGCGACAGGGCCTGGGTCGGCGACATTGAACATCCGCGGCCGCGGAATTGGAAACCGGCATTGCGGGTCGCATCTTGCGCTCGGACCATCCGTCGATTACCCAGCCGGATAGCTGTTCCCGCATATCGGGCCGGGAGCCGATTTAAAGAAACTCGTTTCCGCTTTGCAGGTTTATTCACCGGTTTCAGTATCCGGAATACCTCAGGCATTAAAAGAGATCGTCAAGTTCCTTTAGGACACCTTCGTCCGATGATTTCGTTTTATCTTCACCGGCGGAATCGCGCTCATTTTCCAAAGATTCACTCTGCGCCGCAAGAGCGGCCATTTTCTGCATCTCCTCTTCGTTTATCTCTTCTTCGCCGAAAAGGTCCCCATCGGAGCTCAGTCGATACCTGAAGGCCGAAGCGTAGCAGTACGCCGCCAGTATCGCCTCGTAGACCTTGCGGCCGTTCATTTTTTTGCTTCCTTCGATGGACGATTCAAATCCGAGAACATCCTGCGGGTTGTCCACGATGCGCTGCCCGCCGTTCATGTCCGCGATCAAAGTGCTCAGTTCTATTATCACCTTTTCCATAAAGTCACGCACCGTCATCCGCACGTTTTTCCCGACTCCCGTCTTTTTCTTGTCCATCCCGGCGAGCCTGTTGGAATAGTCGATATACTGGGCGTTGGATGTGGGCTTCTCGTTTCGGGCCTTTTCGTAGCTCTCGATAATATCCGCATAATCCTTGAACACGCTCATGCACCGCCGCAGGTCGTTATACATATCCGACAGCTTGATCCGGTAATCCACCTTCCCCTGTTGTGTGAACTGGACGTTGTACTTGATCTTGTTAGTCGTCAGAATAAAAGAATACTCTTCGTCGAATTCCCTGAAAAGGATATGGGCCAGCAGTATCTTGTCGTTGTCCCTCACGTATTTAAAGACGCCCGACTTGTCATATACCGAGCGCAGTTTTTTCAGGTCGAGCGCATTCATGATGGCCAGACCCTTGCGCACCTCCTCGGGCAACTGGTCCTGCTCGCCGGCCTCCTCTTGCGGTTCTCCGGATTCATCCTCCTCCGGCCGGGCATCCGGTCTTTTCGCCCTTCCGCGCCTGTTCGGTACGTCCGTATCGGCGATCTGCAGTATTCGCGCTATCACCGGGTCTTTCATCAGATACAGCTCTCCGAGGTAATTGCAGAAGAGCCAGTACAGCACCGTATAAAGCCTGTTGAACACGACGGCCACGTCGTTCTTGATCTTTTTGCGCTTCATTGCGTAGAGCGAGTTTTTGCCCTTTTCAAGCTTCATCTGCATTCCGATGGCGCGGTCGAACGCAAGCAGGATGAGTTCTTTGTATGGATATAGCACATATAGTTTTTTAAAAAGTCTGGTGAGCGGCTCCCGTATCTCGGCGGCCTTTTGACCGATATGCGGGAAGTTTATGTGGTGCTCGACGATCTGGTTGATCATACCGCGATCGAAAACCCCCGACGACATTTCGATGAGCTCGTAATACAGCGGGTCAAGCCGGTCGAGCTCGTCGACTATGGCGACACCGGTTTTGTGGCTTTGTTTAAAAATATCGAGGTACACAAGCTGAAGCTCGAGAAGTGCCGATTTCATCTCCGTATTGAAGCGCTCGAGAAATTTTTTCGTCAGGAATTCGCCGTAAAAGTCGCAGACCCCCATGGAGTAGAGTCGTATCCTGATCTGCCAGCGGTTGATTAATCGTATCAGCGCATCGAAGATGCCCCTGCCGGGGGCGGGGATGTATTCGGCGGCCGTTTGCCCTTCCGCGGCGCGATTGGTGCCGCCCACGTGCCGGGAGGGACGCTTCTCGACTTCCTTGAGTTTCTGCGCATGACCGTCGATCTTGCTCCTGAACTGCTTCTGTTTATCGCGATCGAAATCCGCGAGCGCCCGCTGCTTTTGGTTTCTGGCGACCTTACCGCCGGCCTCGACGAACTTGTTGAAAAGCTGCTTCTTCTCGCTTTCGTTCAACTGTTCGGCGCCGATATTTTTCCTGGTCTTGTCGATTCGTTCAGTGCCCATTTCCCGCAGCCCGCACCATCGGGGCCCCTCCGACGAGTTGAATCTCCCGCCATAACAAACGCGCTTCCCCGTTCGATGTTCGATTAATAATCCCCGCCTGTCAATTACTAATGTACCGAACATACGGTATTTCGAACATCACGAATTCCCTGTTTTCCCGAGAACCAGGATCGGAGGGACCGCGTTGCACATCGCCACCCGGTAATATCACGGCATAAATCAGTTGAATTATTATCCCGTGCCCGTTAGGCTCCACCTGGCGCCGGCGGTCCGGCCGTTGATCCAAACGGCGTATAGGTGCGGGGAGCAAAGCCATCGACGATCCCCTTTAGCGCCGGGGCACAATAGACGGAGGCATGGCCATATGATACACAGCTTCACCGTCAATTCTTCCTCCCGCGAGGAACTCATTGACATTACCGGTGAAATTCGGCGCCTCGTTGCATCCAGCGGAATTATCGAAGGTGTGTGCTTCATATACACTCCTCACACCACGGCCGGTGTAACCATCAACGAAAACGCCGACCCCACCGTACGAAAGGACATCATAAAAGGACTGGGCACGCTTAACCTCGAGCGCGTACCGTTTTCACATCTCGAGGGCAATTCACCGGCGCACATCAAATCATCGCTTGTCGGCTGCTCCCTCTTCGTTTTTGTCGAGGAGGGGAGGCCAGTGCTCGGAACGTGGCAGGGGATATTCTTTTGCGAGTTTGACGGGCCAAGGACCAGGACGGTGATGGTGAGAATCGGTTGAGGGCCCCGGAATTGTCAAAAAACGCTTGCCACTGCCCGGCTATCGGTCAGAGATGGATCGCAGGGTCCGTGCTCTGGGCGCGGACCATAATCAACCATAAGGCAGGTTTTACAATGGACTATTTCAAAGGAACAAGCGACTACGTGCTCTCTCCCGAGCTCAAGGATAACGTAAACGTCTCGATCGCGCTGGGCAGGCCGCTTTTGGTAAAAGGAGAACCGGGCACCGGCAAGACTCTCCTCGCGCATTCGATCGCGGAGAGCGTCGGGAAACCTCTTATCGTATGGAACATCAAATCCACGACCAAGGCCCGCGATGGCCTGTACATCTACGATACGGTCCAGCGCCTCAACGATGCGCGTTTCGGCGACAGGGACATCAATGACATCAAGCAGTATATAAAGCTCGGCAAGCTCGGAGAGTCCTTCGCCGCCGAAGAGCAGATGGTGCTTTTGATCGACGAGATCGACAAGGCGGACATCGAGTTCCCCAACGACCTGCTCAACGAGCTCGACGAGATGAGCTTTTACATCCCGGAGACCGGCAAGAACATCAAAGCCATACACCGGCCCATCGTCATCATCACGTCCAACAGCGAGAAGGAGCTCCCCGACCCGTTTCTCCGGCGCTGCGTGTTCCACTACATCGAGTTTCCCTCCGAGTCACTCATGGAGGAGATCGTGTACGTGCACTTCCCCGATATCGAGAAGAAGCTGTTGCGTGAATGCCTCAAGAAATTCTACTGGATCCGGCAGTTCGACATGCTGCGCAAGAAGCCGTCCACCAGCGAACTCATCGACTGGATACAGTCGCTCATTGTCGGCGGAATATCACCCTCGAATGTCGAGAAGGAGCTCCCATTCCTCGGCACGCTGCTGAAGAAAAAAGAAGACACCGATCTCGTCGCCCAGTCATCGCCCGGGCACCATGGGTTCAACACCAGCATACGGACGCGAAATGTTTATTAACTTTTTTTTCAATCTCAAGGCTCATGGCGTGCCGGTATCACTCCACGAGTGGATCACGCTTCACCACGCGCTCGCGCGAAACCTCAACGACTGCAGCCTTACCCGTTTTTATCACGTTGCGCGGTCCATACTGGTTAAGAACGAAATCTTCTTCGACCGGTACGACCTCGCCTTTCTCGACACGTTCAAGGACATCGAGACCACCGACGAGATGCTCGAAAAGATACTCGAGGGCCTGAAGAAGGTCAAGGAGCTCCGACTGACCGAAGAGGAAAAGCGACTTATCGACGAGCTCGATCTCGACGAAGTGCTGCGGAACTTCGAGGAGCAGCTCCGTCAGGGACATTTTAAGAACCATGTCGGCGGCAACCGC
This region includes:
- a CDS encoding secondary thiamine-phosphate synthase enzyme YjbQ is translated as MIHSFTVNSSSREELIDITGEIRRLVASSGIIEGVCFIYTPHTTAGVTINENADPTVRKDIIKGLGTLNLERVPFSHLEGNSPAHIKSSLVGCSLFVFVEEGRPVLGTWQGIFFCEFDGPRTRTVMVRIG
- a CDS encoding MoxR family ATPase, with the translated sequence MDYFKGTSDYVLSPELKDNVNVSIALGRPLLVKGEPGTGKTLLAHSIAESVGKPLIVWNIKSTTKARDGLYIYDTVQRLNDARFGDRDINDIKQYIKLGKLGESFAAEEQMVLLIDEIDKADIEFPNDLLNELDEMSFYIPETGKNIKAIHRPIVIITSNSEKELPDPFLRRCVFHYIEFPSESLMEEIVYVHFPDIEKKLLRECLKKFYWIRQFDMLRKKPSTSELIDWIQSLIVGGISPSNVEKELPFLGTLLKKKEDTDLVAQSSPGHHGFNTSIRTRNVY
- a CDS encoding STAS domain-containing protein, whose product is MLEIKDIGDGLFVAKVTMNEVLTLDVPELKEKLQQEILNRGIKKLVLDLSAVKLITSSGIGIFLNINQNLKNCLRLAAPQSEVEKVLELTKVSSVIKIFSTVDAAVKSY